The following proteins come from a genomic window of Larimichthys crocea isolate SSNF chromosome XV, L_crocea_2.0, whole genome shotgun sequence:
- the phlda3 gene encoding pleckstrin homology-like domain family A member 3 encodes MSFPVKVMRDGLLEKRSSGLLQLWKKKRCVLTEEGLRLHNCKGGGGGGGDAPSSAWGSRAKELRFERMATVDCVEYKRGLVYFTVVMATGKEIDFRCSQEGTAWNAEIALALVRYKNLQAVQTGRNRHLSTAHLGSTGEDEEL; translated from the coding sequence ATGTCTTTCCCGGTTAAAGTGATGAGAGACGGGCTGCTGGAGAAGCGCAGCAGCGGGCTCCTCCAGCTGTGGAAGAAGAAGCGCTGTGTGCTCACCGAGGAAGGACTCCGCCTGCACAACTGCAAAGGCggcggaggtggtggtggtgatgctCCGAGCTCTGCGTGGGGCTCCAGAGCCAAGGAGCTCCGCTTTGAGCGCATGGCCACGGTGGACTGCGTGGAGTACAAGCGAGGGCTGGTGTACTTCACCGTGGTGATGGCTACAGGGAAGGAGATTGACTTTAGGTGTTCTCAGGAAGGCACGGCGTGGAACGCGGAGATCGCTCTGGCGCTGGTGCGCTATAAGAACCTGCAGGCAGTTCAAACGGGACGGAACAGGCACCTGTCCACGGCACACCTGGGCAGCACTGGGGAGGATGAGGAGCTCTGA
- the LOC113747709 gene encoding cysteine and glycine-rich protein 1-like: MHVNVSVFAVVCGKNLDSTTVAVHMDEVYCKACYGKKYGPKGYGYGQGAGTLSMDKGESLGITHEEPGPHRPTGKPNPSKLAQKFGGADKCPRCGKSVYAAEKVIGAGSSWHKTGCFSCATCGKSLESTTVADRDGEIYCKGCYSKSFGPKGFGYGAGAGALAHTQ, encoded by the exons atgcATGTAAACGTGTCTGTTTTTGCAGTGGTCTGTGGGAAGAACTTGGACAGCACAACTGTTGCTGTTCATATGGATGAAGTTTACTGCAAGGCGTGCTATGGCAAGAAGTATGGTCCAAAAGGCTACGGTTATGGGCAGGGAGCAGGGACTCTCAGCATGGACAAGGGAGAGTCTCTTGGTATTACTCATGAGGA ACCTGGTCCTCATCGTCCTACCGGTAAACCAAACCCATCCAAGCTGGCTCAGAAGTTTGGAGGGGCGGATAAGTGTCCTCGCTGTGGCAAGTCTGTCTACGCTGCTGAGAAAGTGATTGGAGCTGGGAgt tcaTGGCATAAGACTGGATGTTTCAGCTGTGCCACATGTGGGAAGAGTCTTGAGTCGACCACGGTAgctgacagagatggagaaatcTACTGCAAAG GCTGCTACAGCAAAAGTTTTGGTCCGAAGGGATTTGGGTACGGAGCTGGCGCCGGGGCGCTGGCGCACACTCAGTAG
- the LOC104931971 gene encoding LOW QUALITY PROTEIN: cysteine and glycine-rich protein 1 (The sequence of the model RefSeq protein was modified relative to this genomic sequence to represent the inferred CDS: inserted 3 bases in 2 codons; deleted 2 bases in 2 codons; substituted 1 base at 1 genomic stop codon), which produces MLIGCHWRGNKCGCCQKTVYFAERGLCDGRSFHKSCFRCSEXSSFLLPWVCGKNLDSTTVAVHMDEVYCRRAMARSMVQKGYGFGQGAGTLSMRGRVSCITHEEPGPHRPPVNXKPTKLAQKFGGRISSALWQVCLRCEKVIGAGSSWQRSGCFSCATCGKSLESTTVXDRDGEITAKVE; this is translated from the exons ATGCTAATAGGATGCCATTGGAGGGGAAACAAGTGTGGCTGCTGTCAGAAGACAGTTTACTTCGCAGAAAGAGGTCTGTGCGATGGGCGGAGCTTCCACAAGTCCTGCTTCCGGTGCAGTGAGTAATCCTcttttctgcttcct TGGGTCTGTGGGAAGAACTTGGACAGCACA ACTGTTGCTGTTCATATGGATGAAGTGTACTGCAGGCGTGCTATGGCAAGAAGTATGGTCCAAAAAGGCTACGGTTTTGGTCAGGGAGCAGGGACTCTCAGCATGAGAGGGAGAGTCTCTTGTATTACTCATGAGGA ACCTGGTCCTCATCGTCCTCCTGTAAA CAAACCCACCAAGCTGGCTCAGAAGTTTGGAGGGCGGATAAGTTCCGCGCTGTGGCAAGTCTGTCTACGCTGTGAGAAAGTGATTGGAGCTGGGAgt TCATGGCAAAGAAGTGGATGT TTCAGCTGTGCCACATGTGGGAAGAGTCTTGAGTCGACCACGG ctgacagagatggagaaatcACTGCAAAG GTAGAGTAG